tttttggacaaagccacttcacagcaggaatactttagcatgatgtttcttcacaattcataacaaatgtctatggccagagaggtttggtttggattaagtgccttgagaccagcattagctggggaacttaaaaagagaacagcaacacagatgctgcgtcaaagttgggacagaggcaagtcaaagccttttcccagcaaagtatttgttttggtgagaaaagggagccatttcagtgttgcacggataaccttttctctcctacctgctgacggagagcagccagcaggctcacaggaggggaaagcggctgcctgcagccccaggcctgtttctggtgggaccggagccgccttcccagcagagcccccacgctgagagggtgactctgcagcacacggatgcccggcctccctccagcccctgccccgggaaggagccccagcacagccgacagccggcagagcggcgctcggctccttacctttcaaggggatgggcagcgcggtgttctccagggtcacgcctggcctgaggaggcagaccctcccgtcattccccgcctcggagctccaggttgctgcgagggatgaagcctcggctgcagatgctgggcggagcaagagagcaccgataaggcagttcgcaaagcgactcgcagctcgcgagcgcttcacgattcacttgggatgggacaagtcgcccccgacatggtccagtgcctgccctgaatgtggtggtcatgaagcagagcaaaacagttcccaccagttcccagccagggaaactgctggtgctaatgcaagacgtggcctcagtcctggctcttcccaaggccgcggcactctggctggcattgctctctcggatggcattaccaccgttttcttccgttaccggcactcttgtggggatttacggtttggcattcaagtttcctgggctcgtccctcacctcaagctggcgtttgttctcaagtgagctagcctttggccaagttaaactgcatgcccattggaatgcctaagaaacaccacaagcacatgtgcttcggaaggatttcccctgtgttttagccccacaacccccgccccaagaatgtaggtccctccgagccaccagaactcactgcccctgctttgcctgtcccaacagcaaggcgcacaggagcccgcacctccgccagaccaagatctgactctgcccagagccacgggggaacaacggggcaagactctgctgtggagaacacgccacagcaactcgctagtcgcagccaaggtgcttactgatcaggctctcccagttgtcctttgcttttccagactgcctccgggtgcagaactggagcatgtcgttggcacgaaggcagcgcagcagctcctcgcagtaatatgggatccctgagctggttcggatcaggaacctgcacaggagcagacccgtcggggacctgtggtgggcggccagtcactcaggcataccagggtagccagcatcttcatcacagctacacctcactttggaaagggatcgtcctcccactgccttgggattttgtgccccctgaaccctccagcctttgccgaagtccacgggaaaagaattgcggacaatgcccaaagcgcagagcagcgagccctgcctttcttctcctcaggagcctggagaggatggacctctgccccggggaatctcccccacagcccagccacccagaccaaggccttttctgttcacacccagacacagctgggctcaggactcttcctcccttcctccctgtgcggcagccaaggctgacacctcccaggctgggtgtctcgggagttgcccgctctcagcgcacacccaccagggtgaggcataacaagccgcccacgcctggcactcgctagagtccgggatgcttctagcggccctgcgctcccttgcctggggggctgattccctaccacggtcagcagaggttcaggccctcaggaagagctcccctgcctccaacttacctcaccagatccctggggatgctgaccactccgagctccttgcagactttctgcatcacaactgaagctttcagcttgtccagatgaagataagtgattttctgggacgtggcgttgtctgctgcggctttgcgaaagctctctgttatctcgtagcctggggctaagctcatgaccatgaagagggagaccttttggagcacgggtgacatgatgaaccaggagtcagggtcgatgaaatgggcattgtcgatgacaaatatgccaaaatctcctgtaagggtctgaaaaaaagcaggttgctctgaggggaatccagtggattctcagctgtcttgcaggggacgagatttagcctccgtctcttgagaggatgctctgaagtctctccccagccactttcccgctcggaagcttactgactctttgagactggagggtcatacctaacatcacttgccctgcagaaggagggagctcgggcaagggaacccagaagacattgttcctcctccagggcacactttacgggaggaaagtcctcgggtgtgtttgtggggctgcggggggaagtgggggggcgagggctttctcgggctctgacgggccatgacccaggtgcgcagtcatcccgcctgctcacacctcagtggtacagagcccgcagacggcagggtttttccttctctgacccagggggaaggaaggagaaatgctcaccttctccagcactttcagccgagtcgagtgcaattccagtcttctttgagtttcacccatctcgcgaacattgtccgaaatggggaactggccagaaaagcagagtcagggagaaactcCGAgaggctccggggctcggcacacctacccagcacgcaagaccgcagagcccaccgtctctgacagcctcagcacctcacctctgcccagcacaggggcagggagccgcagcggggactccacccagagcctaaagcaaaggccctctgctgagggtctctgcagagctggggcttgggctgagccggttctctggctgtgggaatcgtgggctggctggggcagacccctcgcacagcggtgacctcggcacgaggtcaggaacagcctctctccagtgccacttccagggtgccgaacaaggcaccgggcactgcggatgcggcgcaggacaccagccccacagacagggagccccccgggcccaggcatggcaaatgcacactgtgacccccgcaatgcccaccccggagctaaggcactcccagcagcgtgcccactcaaggtcagacccagacaagctcaggagaaggccttctcaacgtccacaggggcctctggctctcaccttgacaccaaaaatgtcattgaggaggcagtagctgctctcttcgattgtcccttgcagctttgtcttcagcacgcgctgcctgtcgccgcgcgattcacagtcctggaggcccagggccctggccatcagcatgcggatggcagagaagggctgcctcatgtcgatctccagcagttccagggcaaccaccctgcggtgcaaaagcaaaaggcactgagattccccacagccccagccttctaagacaagaggggcggaggtgccctttggggggagctcttcagccccccatctccaagcgcttcccacagaaggccaagcctttccctcctcgtacgagaaagggcacagaggggcagttgctgccaagccagcgggagagccgggtccagagcctgtgtctctgcagcgccggcctaggtctccctacgtgccccctgcagaggaactcacggggctgagaggcaagaatggagcaagtggtgggtttgcctttgggctccagaccttatcggtctgcctgccagagcacaggcccccgtgctcctcctgggaaacacgccgagggcgagcagggcttctgagacaggcagccctgctgtctctggggtctggagtgggatgaaaagcactgagcttgggctctttccttctatctgcgcctgacccaggggtgaaggaggaaaggccgtggctccagaagccacctccaactccccaaagaggcagaggcgggagcggagcacgcaggtgctcccaggcagtgtctccaggaggctctgtcgggaggctgcagtccaagggccaggtaccctggcagaggggctggagcgttccacagctgtcaggggatgggcaggggcagcgtcgcaaagctacaggtggaaaacctgtacctgtggccagcatcctggcctagagaggccagttcagcaagtaagtggctctttccacagcccatcgtgccctcaaccgccaggatgttcctttggcctgaatccctataggcgttcaagcagctgacaaagaggtcagtctcctgcttccgacctgcgaagacaaaccagagaacgagctgctgggggcgtgctgaaaagcaaagagccgtcccttttgcgggcaccctccaccgcagcttccctccccgctaccacatcggccagcctgccggcacccaggcctccttcccacctgctcgtccacgcttgggcacctctgccttcctcagagcagtcacggggccacctgcttgcctgccccacagcgcagccccctcgccctctcccctatcccacaggcacggagattctgccggccccatgcgactccccgcagcgatccagcacgagactgtaagggatgactgcagccagttcaggcagctgcgtcccaaacagactcaaagcatctcctcgctgtgccgtgagctgcacagcacctcccagtagctaaggcagcgtcgccagtcccgttctggtttggtccgggctagagttaattttattcagcaatagcctgtacaggtctatgttttgtatttgtgaccaaacatcgctgttgataacacaaccaggttttagttatggctgaagagcgcctgcgcagcgtcgaggccttttccattgctcacgctgccccgctggcgaacagtctgggggtgcacaagaagctgggaggcggcacagccgccacagccgccacagctgaccccaactgcccaaaggcctattccagaccatacaacgccgtgctcagcaagaaaatccggcggaaaggaggaaggggggacattcggagtgatggcatttgtcttcccaagtcaccgtcacacgtgatgaaaccttgctttcctcgaaatggcaagacgcctgcccgcccatgggaagcagtggatgaatgcctgattttgctttgggcgtgtgtgcagcttttgctttccctattaagctgtctgtatctcagcgcaccagtgctctcactttaacccttccgattctcttccccatcccactgtggggagcgagtggctctgtggggctgagctgccaagcggggttaacccacaacagggcccaaaacattcggcaagaccccgagtgaatacaggcatcccctgcctcctgacatttccgtgtcttcgcccagatgctgccaagaaagcagctctgaggagtagaaggaggagaacccaccgtcaaaactctccatcgatttggcagaaggaatctctttcctgaccccaaagacagggatcagtttagcccccaggctgtgagcagctccacagttgaaagcaaccttcctaccaggtctggaagacagcagggagcagcaggcgccccacctcgttttccacccaaagatatcaagcaagcagagaccaagacaggcggcgctttcttagggctgctgcaggcaacaccatccctggtaaaagcctctcccttcccagcaaggcactaaaagttaccaaggggaagaacctgggcttcagaagagcaaggcgttctccacctacccagcaaggggacgtactccgacctcttcttggtaagacccacgccaaagatgctagaagcaggggaaaagacaacacaagtcaatgagatggtgagaagccaggggacctagagaagcagcctggcgtggtagggaaggaggtgctcctcgggtaccggcttttctctggagcaggctgttatcccctgcacgctttcccagccaaagttcaagctgacacgctacgacagcttcaagcgtaaagaagcccagcggccacggtgggacagaagaacatatcaagagtccatccccagaggccaaacccagagaaacaggagaagacacgtgaaagaagccagggcgtgctgttggctgggagacagctttaccactttggccaagaacaccaagcgtctttgaaagggggacttgtgtccctgaagggcttgggacgccaagcacctggcacctttggctcaagtcttcccgcagtctcaaagagacggcagtggtaaccttcaaaccgtcctctaaagggaaggtgaaatcctggcccagaagagctgagatttctgcaggaagacctgaggaagagtgtcccgatggtccacgtttccccatggggaccagactggcccaaagcttcctgctcggagcagctgggacagaaaactccttgggtcagcattcccagggcacgtggtggagcaagcacagcacggaaagcacagcccaaagccctttagacccagcccacaaggccaggttgtgtctaccaagacagacaaaccttccccatccctgtggtttcactcctgctctctcagcagctggagacagcaggggagaggggcaaaaagcctgccacgccagggcttccgaccgtctcagaggacactcacctctcctcggtgacccccacgtattgatagacagggccaggctgcctgaggcctttcatctctctctccggcagctccttgaagtaggaagcgggcagccgggaggcggcgtaggtcactgcatcacaggacaccagcccagggtagtgcaccatcatccgggcagccaagttcaccttctggccaaggactgccagagggagagcacgcgttagagagagagagcatgcgtcggtgtggcccgtgccgccagccccgcggcacccttccaggccaatacctgtgtattcgtgtctcagcgggtggccagtgactccgcagaacatcgtccctctggtaactgccacagacattgtcctggcacacagagaaacagcagggcttgagcagcgccccaggcgcagtcctgcccgcctggcttcatcccttcccacacctcccctcggtgccagcctgggccaccggctgtgctgccctgccagcgtgggtctcggggacgtggagagctcaggggtgcaacatctgcaggttgcaagggacaaggggcaggggcagagcacgggcagggccacagccctcttgtgagcaaagagagagggaagaaggcgcccgccatgtcaccgcctggcgatgacagccacttgggatcaggtggctgggccccatccccgttcatggggcagtggcccagaagggcctgcctctggccgcagcggcctctggccctcacgagggctctttccagcacggtggccagcagagtgtgcttggagggactccgtctggctgccgtgggctgagcccaggggttgcctgcacctcgcagggcactgcctccttcctgccagggacaagggagagcaagctagaaggcacatctctttctgggaagcccccttgcgccgtcccaggcagcatgcaccccgccgacccccgccacacactcactctgtttccttgagcatggtggagcacgagttgaagatctccagagcactctgcagggcgtgaaggctctcgcagggcagcttgtttccagggagtcccagcacgcagaggaacgtgcagccctgcccaggacagatgtggaacatgttgctacagcgcctaagagggagtctctccctcgcgctcactgcccaccctctggcgctgggggaggccaccgttcccccccactcactttatcacacaggaggactttgttgatgtggcccttgtgaggagagaggatttctagcatcaccctgctggcctccttgaggacggtgctgagatgctccgagctggtacctgcagcaagctgcagctggacaaagatgcaggtgactggccgtagctcagagaggaggtccatgggcagtcctgcatcgagctggaagacaagagcacgacggcttcaccagcctgctctcccgggctcttactgcccacaccagtaccgagggagagcaggcgtgctggcgatagcgggtaatagcagaggaagggataaatcctcctctcagtgcaaaagggcgggcaggccgcccagcctgcggcaggcagacgccgagtcataacacaaatgacaaaggagagaaggctgctccgctaacacgccatctggggaccggtacggacatgaggggagaccctcagggatgctccagggacttcaggggaatctcccctttatcccaccatcgtgtccgcggcacacccagaaccatagccacggaaaagacagagggacaggagtcctcctcctgccacccatgtctctctgaggacaacgcagacaatggtgcagcaccggtgcccctgggctcagtttccctgcgttgtcatcgcagggcgcattttctttgattggtctgttcccgtaagagctccatctctgcaaggcaccacttcttctgccctccgaaaatacagcccccagcagcggtggccttgccgtaccttcccgagagcagcgactggtatgtacttcctaagcacatcctcggcgttcaggtcactgggcaagagaagagcaggcctcatggcacctgaggagagaaaaggcaggtggtcgctgggtggacgggactacgagctgttgcaaagcagggcctggccctggaaccgggggagaaagagtcttctgcgcttgctcatgttgccacctccagatgctgagggcagagctctcccctggaaggaggaggcggcagcagccaccgccctgggaggcccaacagcctgagtgctaacggacagagggaagcgggaggaggtggttcctctctggcccctgaagcagcaaagccccacctttcgggacaatcacagagcaaggggaagtgggcactcaccttccctttttgagcggtgtctcactgggtcttgtacgagcttgcgtaaggcgtcttggcattcggaccaaggcatcggatccatgcccgtcacctgaagacacacagaatgaaagcactgccactggcctccccaggactcccaggggacagagcctgccctccaccgtcactgcccagagaaggggagaagtagcccacctggctggatgggacagcagtgcttcctcagaagcaccggagctggacagccattctccaagcatgcccatctccaagcaaccacagctccatggcccacagaggacattgctgctggggctcaaaccctcccagcgcctcctgacccctcaaagcaagaaagcccagcccacggttacccttgagatggaaggacaagaccttcccctgcctgcccgctttcccacctacaactctctccacattcatctcctcagccttccgacacctccctccttcatggccaggcccaggccctcagaatggctctcgaggccgtcccatccacctgcctgcacagctcttgtgcctgcgagatgcttggtcctcagccggtgctgctcacagagctcccagcaggttgccgagaggacaacttcacctgcacccgcaacctcttcggcgtcacgaacttcagccaggcacgggccaaaaatgcagaagtgttgccagctctcatctccgaaaaccaggaggctcatggtccctgcagagacccctggggagaaggagaagcagaactgacacaggaacatttggaactccacagcccccagcatctcagctgctcagaagctcctctgaagcccagcggggagacgggcattacggaggggtagagcatcctccctcctcctgggggagacgctgacacgagtccctaaaacaggcgtctagaaatagacgaaccgagttgacattgagaatgtgttgagtgcgccaggcgtcatccccagctgcctgccccagaagcccagcaaaccagaagcaccctgtggcatggcagagtgccacacagctgcgtctggcacagcgcccgtacctatcttcagttggatcttctgccccacatctgtgtcacgccttccgtacttctggatctgccagatacagtgcagcaccaggctgatggtcctggccacctcctggggtggtgttctccacagcaccagcacagcatctcctggggaaagggagggaaggtaaaggctctgccgagacctgactctccccgacctacggtctggttctgcagagacagcagaaaccagctgccgtgcggaggaagatgggcttgtgggaggccatcgtcctgggggaccatgtcctgggcaccgggacacctctcctatcccgggccagccacagcagcagacggctggcagcggtgacaccccctgtcccgagcgctcctccgcagttgcagcactggagagagggcactgctggaggggtgcgtgcgtggccaaagagctggctcaaggcgctgcacagagcctcttgagaaggagcgcagagcaaacggccgccacaggagttaaatgctacagctcagtgcccaaggtcatcgtcgtcccaagaacctaccagcaaacttcaagatgtctcctccaaaaatcaggaactctgtggacagagggaagaaaaggcagagtcatgtggacaccttcttccagaagccacagagcaaggccctctgccaggctgcctccaccctccaccatcacggcccgatgccacacagtcctgcagcacagctcctaccctccaaaatgtcgcacaggtactcattgagcgtttgcgccagctcatcagtgcctctgtccacgccgctcctctgcacgaatttctcggtcaacgcagtgaaacctggaacagggacatccagaaatcaggaaatgcccatgtgggccaaaagacctggcagctgtttccacgatgcccggcccgagagcctgtaggggacaccttcccgtgccagctccgcactggtggcagccctgatggaccgcccaaggtcacccatcccgctctctgtgggcgtcccagcagaagacctcagcagtgacaagatgaccactctgaggggctccaaagggcctgctgtgtccccacatggctcatgtccgtggctgctcctccctgctccccccacctgagatatccgcaaagagcagcactccgtggacactctgagtggtgtcgttgctcctgagggagctatcagcaaggagcgaggggaggaaagcgactgctttctgtaggtccccgtagtgacgattcctctcccaggcagaagccatcgtcagcgccctgtggcacacggggtacctcaggagaagacggccgtgcccagccgggaggaggacgaggacctcactgcacagtgcaagctgcacactgagcccggggcctctgtgcggggcgactagccctccgccttcccggggtggtcacagtcacc
The genomic region above belongs to Rissa tridactyla isolate bRisTri1 chromosome 14, bRisTri1.patW.cur.20221130, whole genome shotgun sequence and contains:
- the LOC128917625 gene encoding adenylate cyclase type 10-like, which gives rise to MLEILSPHKGHINKVLLCDKGCTFLCVLGLPGNKLPCESLHALQSALEIFNSCSTMLKETETMSVAVTRGTMFCGVTGHPLRHEYTVLGQKVNLAARMMVHYPGLVSCDAVTYAASRLPASYFKELPEREMKGLRQPGPVYQYVGVTEERSEAGD